taagttaaaataagttACATATATGACTAACATTATATCTGTATTGAATAGAACAGATTTTTGACAACCTCCATGTTTAAACTTTGACCTTTATAGGCTTGTGAGGGTATATATGGTGGGTATTGAAGCTATTCCTTGAAATTGATAGAGAAGAACGTTCTCCATAATTACTGCTCCTGGTGGCAGTAGGATCAAAtgagtgatagtcactcaatcatgtctaactctttgtgaccttatagactgtagcctgcccagctcttctgtccatggaattctccaggcaaaaagtgCTATGGTTTATTATTCAATCTCATCTTTCTCATTCCAGTCTTCTTTCATGCCAGCTTGTCCACAGTAGCTAGCAACAAGCCAGATGGAACGGTTAGAGCTTTTTACCTCCTTTCTTAGCTTCTGCCCACCCATGTTTTCCCTGATGGTGACAACAATGAACAGATAAGTAGTCCAAAGGTGAACCACAAATTGGAAGAACAAAATCTACCcacaaataccctggatcatccACATGCAGCAGAATCCCCACTTCGAAAAATCTCTTTTCCTGATTTATCCATATAGCCAACTCCCCTGGCAAAGCCCCATGATGGGTTACCctagaaggggaagagagaaatagaagggaaaccatctgtcgtttttttttttttttgcagattataataaagttggaaaacaaaactaatgtgtgtgtgaaaagttaaacaaaattaCGGGACAATCATTCAAGAAATTCTGGGCAGAGTAAGATTAAGTACATACAAATTACCCATAGAGTTAGTACTCTAGTAATTCAAATTAGGGTCACCCCTAAAGGTTGATGCAAAGAAAGATTCCTTGAGGAGGTGTACTTGTGTTGAATTTTGAAGGATAAATATGATTATCACAAAATCATAGATTTCCAGAACTTATAGGGCTGTTAGAGACATAGTACATTCCTCATTGTaccaataaggaaactgaggtacagagagaaaGATACCATAGTTAGAAAAAAGTTGGGAGTGCAACCAAGACTGTCTAGTTCACCGTCCAGTACTCTTCCCTCCAAGTGCTGAGATGGAAGAGATGGTTCTAGGTGTAAAAAAGGTGCAGAAACTCAAATGCTTGAATACTCACTCCCCAATCTGCTCTTCTCCTAAcaagcttacacacacacacaaacacacacacacacacatctccaaaCCTGATCTGgaatttccctttattttcttcaAGACTGTTAATCTGGAAGGTGAATCAGATAACACTGAATTCAAATTCCAGGTCAAACACCAAGGCCTTTTTATTTACTTAGAAGTGGGCCATGTGTTGATTAATGGCCTCTTTGATGTAACCCGCCATCTCAAAAGCCTTGAGGTTGAGAGGCCCTCCTTCTGTTCCTTTTTGTCCCATCACCACAAGGTATACAGACTCGATCTGAACTACTGTCACTGCTTGGCTGCCCCGACTCTGGCCTTTGGTGCGGAGATCCATGGTGTTGTTGCCCTCAGTGAATAGGTTGTCCCGAATCAACAAGCATTTGGTCCCTGCAAGAGTGATTCCCTGAAGAAACaacttctctctcccttctctcgcCAGCAAGATCTGAATTTCTTCCTGGGTCAGTTGGAACAGGTTACCTTCAGGATAAGAAGCTAACAACCAAGGTGGGGAATTGGTGATTATCGCCGCATCATAGCACATCCCAGTCTGTAGGAAGAGGGTGATGCAGTCTTGCCAGACTTCTTCACTGATATCCCCTATGCACTGCATGATTCAGGTAACCTGTCTCTAAATGATGAATAAAGTGATTTTTGGCAAGTAGGTCTTCAAAAGAAGTTTGTTGGTAGTTGGCTCAAGATGAGACTGAAATAAGCTAAAAATACAGTCTGTTTTTGATGGCGTCTCCCCAGCAGCAAGGTGGAGGAGGTCTTGATGACTTGTGTGAAGTTATGCCTGAGCTGCCCTCTGTTGTGACTTATCAAGCTATCTTTTGAGCAGGAGTGAGGTCACAAAGGTTCTGTGACTTGTTAAACAGTCATAATTCACCACATCATGGGTGACCTTTGGCAGTAGCTTTCAGTGGTTGTATCTCCAGCTAGTGAGATATTGGTGCAAAGCACATCTACTTACTTCCCTAGGATACCATGGGAGAAACACTAACCCCCAATATCAGAAAATCCCTCAATGTAGAacataactgagtaatatttgaGTTGGAGGTTTGGATATAAAGCAGGACATGTGAGATTTAGTGCAGCAACTAGTATTCAGATGTTGGCTAATCTGAGACCTGAGCTCTAGGTACAAAGTAAAAAAAACCACAGCCCCACTGACTTACAACTCTTTTTGGATGGACATAATAGCCTCCTAATGATTTCCTGTCTTCAGATTCTTTCCATCTAGTTGTTTATCCTCTGGCCCACACCAGCTGTGAGTCTAGAGTAATTTGTTTTCATCTAGtcattcagcaagcatttatCAGGCATTCACTATTTGCCAAGTACTTTTCCAAGCACTGGGTTACAGCAGTGAACAGAGAAAAATCTCACAGAGCTGACATCATAATGacagaagacaaataaataataaattataatagaatccctttcacagaatttttttttatgaatctAATACTTTTTCCTTCCACATTTTCCTTCTTAGTCCCAGATGCTATCTACTCCTGTGGGGGTCCAATCTGACATGTGATTCTTCTGAAACCTTTGACAAATCACCATCTCTACCTTAATTTCCTCTGAAATGACACTAACTTGCCTTAAGTAGGGACTGTTAGGAGGAATGGCTAAAGTTAATGGAGAGAAAATTTGGGGTAGTTTAGAAAATTCACTAAttcgacaaatatttattgaatacctactgtgtTCCAGGTCTGTTCCAGACTTTGGAGATCTAGCAGTGAACAAAATGTCCCTGGCCTCATGAAGCTGACATCCTAGAGGGGAGACAAATAACAGACAAGGACATTTATAGTATATCAGGTGGTgttcataattattaatataaagaaaaaaggttAAGATGATAGAGAATTCTGGGGAAGAAGTAGTGGTGGTTTTATTTGATATAAGGTGCTCAAGTAGGATTCTCTGACATTGTGAATTTGACCAGAGACCCGACAGAGATGAGGGAGTGAGCATATGGATATCTGGGGGAAGAGCAttctaggcagaaggaacagcaagtGCTTCTGAGGCAGGAGAATGTATGGTATATTTGAGAAACAACAAGAAGATCAATAtaacataaagagagaaagaaaagggtgaTAGAAGATATAGTCAGAGAGGCACTAGGCTTAGATCACACGTAGGCTTATTTTAAGCCATGTAAAGATTTGGATTTTCTCTGAAATGGAGAGCCACTGGTAGGTTTCAAGCAAAGGAGTGACATCACTATAGATTCTAGAGTCTGGAAGATGCCATATTGAGGACAGATTCTAGGGAAACCAGGGCCAAAACATGGTGACCAAACTATGTCAATAATTTAGGCAAGATAGAGGTTTTAGCTAGAATACAGGGCCCAGAGAGGTGacatgatttgcccaaggtcacacagcaagttagtAGTAGCAGACCTGAGAGTAAAATCCAGGTTTTTCGACTCTCAGACTGTTCTTTTTGCCATCATAATCCTGATTCAGAGAACACTACAGAGTAGCTGCACTTCATCTGAGAGGTGGTTCAGTGGGTCTCTGGTCCTTTTCCCACATCTTTGGTGACAAAGTTATGAGGCTACTCTAATAGTTCAGGCTTTAACTAGGTTTATG
The nucleotide sequence above comes from Bos javanicus breed banteng chromosome X, ARS-OSU_banteng_1.0, whole genome shotgun sequence. Encoded proteins:
- the LOC133242641 gene encoding profilin-1-like, producing the protein MQCIGDISEEVWQDCITLFLQTGMCYDAAIITNSPPWLLASYPEGNLFQLTQEEIQILLAREGREKLFLQGITLAGTKCLLIRDNLFTEGNNTMDLRTKGQSRGSQAVTVVQIESVYLVVMGQKGTEGGPLNLKAFEMAGYIKEAINQHMAHF